One stretch of Nocardia mangyaensis DNA includes these proteins:
- a CDS encoding ABC transporter ATP-binding protein, whose amino-acid sequence MDEPSATEPIIDIDDLTRQFTVYRQNGSRWRRHRTTITAVDRMSFRIERGSAVGYIGANGAGKSTTIKMLTGILVPTTGSVRTCSLEPVRQRRELASRIGVVFGQRSQLWWDLPLHESFSILAAIHRLDPDVADKRTHELVEQLEMAETLDTPVRQLSLGQRMRAEVAAALLHSPELVILDEPTIGLDVLSKQRLREFLRAERIERGTTLLLTTHDMGDIERLCDRVLVVDHGRLVYDGSLTGLGATVGARRVLVVDLAVPTPDLDDLPCGAQLLSSDAGGMRQRLAFDAEQTTAAQLLAAVSDRVQVRDLSIEEPGIEDVVRRIYESAR is encoded by the coding sequence ATGGACGAGCCCAGCGCAACGGAACCGATCATCGACATCGACGACCTCACCCGGCAGTTCACCGTCTACCGCCAGAACGGCAGCCGATGGCGCCGGCATCGCACCACGATCACCGCGGTCGACCGCATGAGTTTCCGGATCGAACGTGGTTCCGCGGTCGGCTACATCGGCGCCAACGGCGCGGGCAAGTCGACCACGATCAAAATGCTCACCGGCATCCTCGTGCCGACCACCGGTAGCGTGCGCACCTGCAGTCTCGAACCGGTGCGCCAGCGCAGGGAGCTGGCCTCCCGCATCGGCGTGGTGTTCGGGCAGCGCTCACAGCTGTGGTGGGATCTGCCACTGCACGAGTCGTTTTCGATTCTGGCGGCGATCCACCGCCTCGACCCCGACGTCGCCGACAAGCGCACCCATGAGCTCGTCGAGCAGTTGGAGATGGCCGAGACCCTCGACACGCCCGTGCGCCAGCTCTCGCTCGGCCAGCGCATGCGCGCGGAAGTGGCTGCCGCGCTGTTACATTCACCGGAGCTGGTGATCCTGGACGAGCCGACGATCGGTCTGGACGTGCTGTCCAAGCAGCGCCTGCGCGAATTCCTGCGCGCCGAGCGCATCGAACGCGGCACCACGCTGCTGCTCACCACCCACGACATGGGCGACATCGAGCGCCTCTGCGACCGGGTGCTGGTGGTCGACCACGGCAGGCTCGTCTACGACGGCTCGCTGACCGGACTCGGCGCCACTGTCGGCGCGCGCCGGGTGCTCGTGGTCGACCTCGCCGTGCCCACACCGGATCTCGACGATCTGCCGTGCGGTGCGCAACTGCTGTCCAGCGATGCCGGCGGCATGCGGCAGCGCCTGGCCTTCGATGCCGAGCAGACCACCGCGGCGCAACTGCTCGCCGCGGTCTCCGATCGCGTGCAGGTGCGCGACCTGTCGATCGAGGAGCCCGGCATCGAGGACGTGGTACGCCGGATCTACGAGTCGGCCCGCTGA
- a CDS encoding PLP-dependent aminotransferase family protein: MEPIELADRLGRWSADRGPMYLLLARRLRTLIDDGELRAGTLLPPDRRLAKALAVGRGTVVAAYDLLSGEGRVVRRQGSGTRVAGPGALPAGETTHSPAFLQLLEPDADVIALACAAPPTPPPEVVQAYQHILPELAATDGDIGYRPTGHPLLRTAIADRYRARGVPTDPAQILVTGGGQQALSLLARALLRPGDRVLVEAPTYPGALEAFREVAAIPRTGPVGLGTITPAALAYVVATYQNPTGAVLSGLARRRLVESARASRVPLVDDEVLAELGFPGTDPPPPPLAAYDESVISLGSLSKIVWGGLRVGWVRAPSPLIARLARLRAVHDLGGNIPAQLAAARLLRDLDPLRDRITRQRKESHDVLGAALARLLPEWEVTPVTGGQTLWIRLPEGDGTSFAQRALRHGVAILPGTGLDATGAGIDYIRISFVADSPTLEEATSRLAAAWHGYTPPDQPSSAPPSLAV; this comes from the coding sequence ATGGAGCCAATCGAACTCGCCGACCGGCTCGGCCGCTGGTCGGCCGACCGCGGGCCGATGTATCTGCTGCTGGCACGGCGCCTGCGGACCCTGATCGATGACGGCGAGCTGCGGGCGGGCACACTACTGCCGCCCGATCGCCGACTCGCGAAAGCGCTCGCGGTCGGTCGCGGCACAGTCGTGGCCGCCTACGACCTGCTCAGCGGCGAGGGACGGGTCGTGCGCAGGCAGGGTAGCGGCACCCGGGTCGCTGGACCGGGCGCGCTTCCGGCCGGGGAGACCACCCACTCACCGGCCTTCCTGCAACTGCTCGAACCGGACGCCGACGTCATCGCGCTCGCCTGTGCCGCCCCGCCGACACCGCCGCCCGAGGTGGTTCAGGCGTATCAGCACATCCTGCCCGAGCTCGCCGCGACCGACGGCGACATCGGCTATCGACCGACCGGACATCCGTTGTTGCGCACCGCGATTGCCGATCGCTACCGGGCACGTGGGGTACCGACCGACCCGGCACAGATTCTCGTCACCGGCGGTGGACAGCAGGCCTTGTCGCTCCTCGCCCGCGCGCTGCTGCGACCCGGTGATCGAGTGCTGGTGGAGGCGCCGACCTATCCCGGTGCGCTCGAGGCGTTCCGGGAGGTCGCGGCCATCCCGCGGACCGGCCCGGTCGGGCTCGGCACGATCACCCCGGCTGCGCTGGCCTACGTCGTCGCGACGTACCAGAATCCCACGGGCGCGGTGCTTTCCGGGCTGGCCCGCAGACGGCTGGTCGAGTCGGCCCGAGCATCCAGGGTGCCGCTGGTCGACGACGAGGTCCTGGCCGAACTCGGCTTCCCCGGCACCGATCCGCCGCCACCGCCCTTGGCCGCCTATGACGAGTCGGTGATCTCCCTCGGTTCGCTCAGCAAGATCGTCTGGGGCGGACTGCGGGTCGGTTGGGTGCGCGCGCCGAGCCCGCTGATCGCCCGGTTGGCCCGGCTGCGCGCCGTACACGACCTCGGCGGCAACATCCCCGCGCAGTTGGCGGCCGCCCGGTTGCTGCGCGACCTGGATCCGCTGCGCGACCGAATCACACGGCAGCGCAAGGAAAGTCACGATGTCCTCGGTGCCGCGTTGGCCAGGCTCCTGCCCGAATGGGAGGTCACCCCGGTGACCGGCGGTCAGACGCTGTGGATCCGGCTGCCCGAGGGGGACGGCACCTCGTTCGCCCAGCGCGCCCTGCGACACGGTGTCGCGATCCTGCCGGGTACCGGACTCGACGCCACCGGCGCCGGCATCGACTACATCCGGATCAGCTTCGTCGCCGATTCCCCCACGCTGGAGGAGGCCACGAGCCGCCTGGCCGCGGCGTGGCACGGCTACACACCACCCGACCAGCCCTCGTCCGCGCCGCCTTCACTGGCTGTCTAG
- a CDS encoding isopenicillin N synthase family dioxygenase gives MSENFAVPVVDISPFVQPGTARERADTARRMDEACRTVGFVQVLGHGVPADVLAGLAAAVDSFFALPPEGKATYRVPGNRGYSPPKSESLSLSLGIESASRMNDFFEAFNVGTEARSFPDLDLDEADYGRNTWPTVEGFRPRVEDYFEHAGRVARTLMRVFAQALDLAEDYFDAYTDHSVDVLRMNNYALPAGTDVTLDGDLTGMGEHTDFGLVTVLWADQVRGLQVLDHDGTWHDVEPIDGALLINLGDLTARLTNDRWPSTLHRVKPPVVEGTIRRRRSVAFFHDGNIDATIATLPSHLDLADGLAYEPILVRDHIAAKLAGSRQLKANISAVREAARVLAANSSA, from the coding sequence ATGTCCGAGAACTTCGCCGTTCCCGTCGTCGACATCTCGCCGTTCGTCCAGCCCGGCACCGCGCGCGAACGGGCCGACACCGCGCGGCGGATGGACGAGGCCTGCCGCACCGTGGGATTCGTACAGGTCCTCGGCCACGGCGTGCCCGCTGACGTCCTCGCCGGCTTGGCCGCGGCCGTCGACAGCTTCTTCGCCCTGCCGCCCGAGGGCAAGGCGACCTACCGGGTCCCCGGTAATCGGGGGTACTCCCCGCCGAAGAGCGAATCGCTGTCGCTGAGCCTCGGCATCGAATCGGCGAGCCGGATGAACGACTTCTTCGAGGCGTTCAATGTGGGCACCGAGGCACGGTCCTTTCCCGACCTCGACCTGGACGAGGCGGACTACGGTCGCAACACCTGGCCCACGGTCGAGGGCTTCCGGCCGCGGGTCGAGGACTACTTCGAGCACGCGGGACGGGTGGCGCGCACGCTCATGCGGGTGTTCGCGCAGGCGCTCGACCTGGCCGAGGACTACTTCGACGCGTACACCGACCACTCCGTCGACGTGCTGCGGATGAACAACTACGCCCTGCCCGCCGGCACCGACGTCACCCTCGACGGCGACCTGACCGGCATGGGCGAGCACACCGATTTCGGGCTGGTCACCGTGCTGTGGGCCGATCAGGTGCGTGGGCTGCAGGTACTCGATCACGACGGGACCTGGCACGATGTCGAGCCGATCGACGGCGCACTGCTGATCAATCTCGGCGACCTCACCGCCCGCTTGACCAACGACCGCTGGCCCTCGACCCTGCACCGGGTCAAACCGCCGGTCGTCGAGGGCACGATTCGCCGCCGCCGCTCGGTGGCCTTCTTTCACGACGGCAACATCGACGCCACGATCGCCACCCTGCCCAGCCACCTCGATCTCGCCGACGGCCTCGCCTACGAGCCGATCCTCGTTCGCGACCACATCGCTGCCAAGCTGGCCGGATCCCGGCAACTCAAAGCCAACATCTCCGCGGTACGGGAGGCGGCCCGCGTCCTCGCCGCCAACTCCTCTGCGTAG
- a CDS encoding ABC transporter permease yields MYWTLARAGFKRQAQYKLAMFAGLFTNCVFGFVRAAVLVAAVRASSDFGGYDEATIGAYVWWSQALLGATQFMGPPLDLVDRIKSGDVAIDFLRPVDVQLGYLATDMGRAACVFLPRGVPSIIIGAATFGLSMPSTPVDYLIALISVLLAVALSFLCLFAVALIGFWVVEIRGIRVLYQIVGTFLAGLFVPVHMFPDWLRVIARATPFPSILQAPIDTLSGRAAGADALLIVAAQGFWVLAIGLLGRVLLRAGQRRLEVQGG; encoded by the coding sequence GTGTATTGGACGCTGGCGCGCGCCGGGTTCAAACGGCAGGCCCAGTACAAACTGGCGATGTTCGCCGGTCTGTTCACCAACTGCGTGTTCGGCTTCGTCCGCGCGGCGGTGCTGGTCGCCGCGGTCCGCGCGTCCAGTGATTTCGGCGGCTACGACGAAGCGACGATCGGCGCCTACGTCTGGTGGTCGCAGGCACTGCTCGGCGCCACCCAGTTCATGGGTCCACCGCTCGACCTCGTGGACCGGATCAAGTCCGGTGACGTCGCGATCGACTTCCTGCGTCCGGTCGACGTCCAACTCGGCTACCTGGCCACCGACATGGGCCGGGCCGCCTGCGTCTTCCTGCCCCGCGGCGTACCGAGCATCATCATCGGCGCGGCCACCTTCGGACTGTCGATGCCCTCGACCCCGGTGGATTATCTGATCGCGCTGATCAGCGTGCTGCTCGCGGTGGCGCTGTCGTTCCTGTGCCTGTTCGCGGTGGCCCTGATCGGGTTCTGGGTGGTGGAGATCCGCGGGATCAGGGTGCTGTATCAGATCGTCGGTACGTTCCTTGCCGGTCTTTTCGTTCCGGTGCACATGTTCCCCGACTGGCTGCGCGTCATCGCGAGAGCTACGCCGTTTCCTTCCATCCTGCAGGCACCGATCGATACGCTGTCCGGACGGGCCGCAGGCGCAGACGCTTTGCTCATCGTTGCGGCACAAGGCTTCTGGGTCCTGGCGATCGGACTGCTCGGCAGGGTGTTGCTGCGAGCGGGACAACGCAGGCTGGAGGTACAGGGTGGCTGA
- a CDS encoding ferredoxin reductase, with protein sequence MVGLIDLVQTLTTPHPLDRYLELVSPALTARELRAEVTHVSHAVPGSVTLTLRASRQWRGHAAGQYVQIGVSINGVRHTRCYSPIDPESRGDRYIQLTVKAHPGGLVSNYLHEHAKPGMVVDLAPASGVFALPEPRPEKVLLVSGGSGITPVLSMLRTLDAEDYAGQVTFLHYARQPEMVPHRAELTAIATRRPNFRVEYRYPVEPGTVVNGETSTGSGFFDYDELERVAPWFADAQTFVCGPPPLMRAVQTIFDAEGLQDRVHSEEFTLTTVPADPAEATGTVTFSGSAVAAENTGAPLLEQAEAVGLTPEYGCRMGICFSCTATKVSGCTRNLRTGELDADPDKQIQICVNTAVGDVDIAL encoded by the coding sequence ATGGTGGGACTGATCGACCTGGTGCAGACGTTGACGACGCCGCACCCGCTGGACCGGTACCTGGAACTCGTCAGCCCCGCGCTGACCGCGCGGGAACTGCGCGCCGAGGTCACCCATGTGTCGCACGCGGTGCCCGGCTCGGTGACGCTCACGCTGCGGGCCTCGCGCCAGTGGCGTGGTCACGCCGCCGGTCAGTACGTGCAGATCGGTGTGTCGATCAACGGTGTTCGCCACACCCGTTGCTATTCGCCGATCGACCCGGAGAGTCGCGGTGATCGCTATATCCAGCTCACCGTCAAGGCGCATCCGGGCGGGCTGGTGTCGAACTACCTGCACGAGCACGCCAAGCCGGGCATGGTCGTCGACCTGGCGCCGGCGTCCGGTGTGTTCGCCCTGCCCGAGCCCCGTCCCGAGAAGGTGCTGCTGGTCAGTGGCGGCAGCGGCATCACCCCGGTGCTGTCGATGCTGCGCACCCTCGATGCCGAGGACTACGCAGGTCAGGTCACCTTCCTGCACTACGCGCGGCAGCCCGAGATGGTGCCCCACCGTGCCGAACTGACCGCGATCGCCACGCGCAGGCCCAACTTCCGCGTGGAGTACCGGTACCCGGTGGAGCCGGGTACCGTGGTGAACGGCGAGACCTCCACCGGTAGCGGGTTCTTCGACTACGACGAGCTCGAGCGGGTGGCGCCCTGGTTCGCCGACGCGCAGACCTTCGTCTGCGGTCCGCCGCCGCTGATGCGGGCGGTACAGACGATCTTCGACGCCGAAGGTCTGCAAGATCGCGTACACAGCGAGGAATTCACCCTCACCACCGTCCCGGCCGACCCGGCCGAGGCCACCGGCACCGTCACCTTCTCTGGCAGCGCCGTCGCCGCCGAGAACACCGGAGCACCGCTGCTCGAACAGGCCGAAGCGGTGGGCCTGACCCCGGAATACGGCTGCCGCATGGGGATCTGCTTCTCCTGCACCGCCACCAAGGTCTCCGGGTGCACTCGCAATCTGCGCACCGGCGAGCTGGATGCCGATCCCGACAAGCAGATCCAGATCTGCGTGAACACCGCGGTCGGCGACGTCGACATCGCCCTCTAG
- a CDS encoding cupin domain-containing protein: MTKISITEVVDSLTAPWQPRDLATANDAVVRIARFHGAFPWHHHDEDELFLCWNGTFRIELRDREPVTLGPGDIFVVPRGVEHRPVATEPAHGIMIERPETQQYGN, from the coding sequence ATGACCAAGATCTCGATCACCGAAGTAGTCGACAGCCTGACCGCGCCGTGGCAACCGAGGGATCTGGCCACGGCCAACGACGCCGTCGTGCGGATCGCCCGCTTCCACGGTGCCTTCCCCTGGCACCACCACGACGAGGACGAACTGTTCCTGTGCTGGAACGGCACCTTCCGCATCGAGTTGCGGGACCGTGAGCCGGTGACGCTGGGTCCAGGCGACATCTTCGTCGTTCCCCGCGGCGTCGAACATCGGCCGGTGGCGACGGAACCGGCGCACGGGATCATGATCGAACGGCCGGAAACTCAGCAGTACGGCAACTGA
- a CDS encoding DUF4254 domain-containing protein produces MSVIRGVHMTIDPGHRVDDTQLPPPSALLRAFLAPDPNPTPHRVLDAASGLARCHDRRRAALEAARRPGAANGRTAESGRLIDDIDDERAALIARIDGWVAANIAHRAGASLHTETLGAVIDRMAAKWVAAKHTLDSDPMTTTAPRQREARAHLQWCRLAELTDGYRDLITDVAERRRRLPVW; encoded by the coding sequence GTGAGTGTCATCAGGGGCGTGCACATGACCATCGATCCCGGCCATCGTGTGGACGACACGCAACTGCCGCCACCGTCGGCCCTGCTCCGGGCCTTTCTCGCACCCGACCCGAATCCGACGCCACATCGCGTGCTCGATGCCGCGAGCGGGCTCGCCCGCTGCCATGATCGCCGGCGCGCGGCGCTCGAGGCGGCCCGTCGGCCCGGCGCAGCCAACGGTCGAACCGCGGAATCGGGCCGTCTGATCGACGACATCGACGACGAACGCGCCGCGCTGATCGCCCGCATCGATGGCTGGGTCGCCGCCAATATCGCCCACCGGGCGGGTGCCTCCCTGCACACCGAGACGCTGGGCGCGGTGATCGATCGGATGGCGGCGAAATGGGTCGCCGCCAAGCACACGCTCGACAGCGACCCGATGACGACGACGGCACCACGGCAGCGGGAGGCTCGCGCCCATCTGCAGTGGTGCCGTCTTGCCGAGTTGACCGATGGCTACCGCGACTTGATCACCGATGTCGCCGAACGCCGCAGGCGACTGCCGGTGTGGTGA
- a CDS encoding fatty acid desaturase family protein, producing the protein MTILTEGKDGPVILTPEQVEEFGQALDALRARIDADLGERDRDYIYKIIKTQRGLEIAGRGLMYLGFLPPFWLAGVAALGVSKILDNMEIGHNVMHGQYDWMRERGINSREFDWDTVCPADQWKHSHNYMHHTYTNIHDMDRDIGYGILRIDEGQKWNPYYLGNPVYAFLLMVLFEWGVMMHDLEADNIIKGKRKWSDLKPLLKGQARKAGKQVLKDYVVFPALTGPLFVHTLAGNAAANVVRNLWTFSIIFCGHFPAGVQTFTKEETEVETRGEWYVRQMLGSANITGSRLFHIMSGNLSHQIEHHLFPDLPANRYPEMAPEVKALAEKYGLPYNTGRFSKQIGSVWAKIFALALPDSLVKRAPKPGVIVMRNRKATEVGV; encoded by the coding sequence ATGACGATTCTCACTGAAGGCAAAGACGGCCCGGTCATCCTGACCCCGGAGCAGGTCGAGGAGTTCGGCCAGGCGCTCGACGCGCTGCGCGCCCGCATCGACGCCGATCTGGGCGAACGCGACCGCGACTACATCTACAAGATCATCAAGACCCAGCGTGGCCTCGAGATCGCCGGGCGCGGGCTGATGTACCTGGGCTTCCTGCCCCCGTTCTGGCTGGCCGGCGTCGCCGCACTCGGTGTGTCGAAGATCCTCGACAACATGGAGATCGGCCACAACGTCATGCACGGCCAGTACGACTGGATGCGCGAGCGCGGCATCAACTCCCGCGAATTCGACTGGGACACGGTCTGCCCGGCGGATCAGTGGAAGCACTCGCACAACTACATGCACCACACCTACACCAACATCCACGACATGGACCGCGACATCGGTTACGGCATCCTGCGCATCGACGAGGGCCAGAAGTGGAACCCCTACTACCTGGGCAACCCGGTGTACGCGTTCCTGCTGATGGTGCTGTTCGAGTGGGGGGTGATGATGCACGACCTCGAGGCCGACAACATCATCAAGGGCAAGCGCAAGTGGAGCGATCTCAAGCCGCTGCTCAAGGGCCAGGCCCGCAAGGCGGGCAAGCAGGTGCTCAAGGACTACGTCGTGTTCCCGGCGCTGACCGGCCCGCTGTTCGTCCACACCCTGGCTGGCAATGCCGCCGCCAATGTGGTGCGCAACCTGTGGACCTTCTCGATCATCTTCTGTGGGCACTTCCCGGCGGGCGTGCAGACCTTCACCAAGGAGGAGACCGAGGTCGAGACCCGGGGTGAGTGGTATGTCCGGCAGATGCTCGGCTCGGCCAACATCACCGGCTCGCGGCTGTTCCACATCATGTCGGGCAACCTGTCGCACCAGATCGAACACCACCTGTTCCCCGATCTGCCGGCCAACCGGTACCCGGAGATGGCGCCCGAGGTGAAGGCGCTGGCCGAGAAGTATGGCCTGCCCTACAACACCGGTCGTTTCTCCAAGCAGATCGGTTCGGTCTGGGCCAAGATCTTCGCGCTCGCGTTGCCGGACAGCTTGGTCAAGAGGGCGCCCAAGCCCGGTGTTATCGTTATGCGTAATCGGAAGGCAACCGAAGTGGGCGTATAA
- a CDS encoding SulP family inorganic anion transporter, with the protein MGTAVSTTKETDGSVMDALRSPKRLRTEILAGLVVALALIPEAISFSIIAGVDPSVGLFASFTMAVTISIVGGRRAMISAATGAIALVIAPVVEEHGLDYLIATVILAGVLQIVLSVIGVARLMRFIPRSVMVGFVNALAILIFAAQIPHLLGVPWLVYPMVALGIAIMVLLPKLSNVVPAPLVAIVLLTAATIVFSLNVPNVGDEGELPSSLPTWLIPDVPFTLETLGIIAPYALAMALVGLLESLMTAKLVDDITDSHSDKTREGWGQGVANVVTGFFGGMGGCAMIGQTMINVKESGARTRISTFLAGVFLLILVVGLGDVVALIPMAALVAVMIMVSVGTMDWHSIAPKTLRRMPIAETSVMLVTVVVTVATHNLAYGVIAGVLTAMVAFAHRVAHFTEVVKVGEADIDHDGSIDTRVYKVRGELFFASSNDLVYQFDYVDDPRNVVIDMSDAHIWDASTVATLDAITTKYEAKGKNVEIVGLNAASEQRHERLSGHLAGGH; encoded by the coding sequence ATGGGGACAGCTGTGTCCACCACCAAGGAAACCGACGGGTCGGTGATGGACGCGCTGCGGAGCCCGAAGCGTCTGCGCACCGAGATCCTGGCCGGGCTGGTGGTCGCGCTGGCGCTGATCCCGGAGGCGATCTCGTTCTCGATCATCGCCGGTGTCGATCCGAGCGTCGGGCTGTTCGCGTCGTTCACCATGGCGGTGACGATCTCGATCGTCGGTGGTCGCCGGGCGATGATCTCGGCCGCGACCGGAGCGATCGCGCTGGTCATCGCGCCGGTGGTCGAGGAACACGGCCTGGACTACCTGATCGCGACGGTCATCCTGGCCGGCGTGCTGCAGATCGTGCTCAGCGTGATCGGCGTGGCGCGGCTCATGCGATTCATCCCGCGCAGCGTCATGGTCGGCTTCGTCAACGCGTTGGCGATCTTGATCTTCGCCGCGCAGATCCCGCATCTGCTCGGGGTGCCGTGGCTGGTCTATCCGATGGTCGCGCTCGGCATCGCGATCATGGTGTTGCTGCCCAAGCTGTCGAACGTGGTTCCGGCCCCGCTGGTGGCGATCGTGCTTCTCACCGCCGCCACCATCGTGTTCTCGCTCAACGTGCCCAACGTGGGCGACGAAGGCGAACTGCCGTCGAGCCTGCCGACCTGGCTGATCCCGGATGTTCCGTTCACCCTCGAGACGTTGGGCATCATCGCGCCCTATGCGCTGGCCATGGCGCTGGTCGGACTCCTGGAGTCGTTGATGACAGCAAAGCTGGTCGATGACATCACCGACAGCCATTCCGACAAGACCCGGGAAGGCTGGGGTCAGGGTGTGGCCAATGTGGTGACCGGCTTCTTCGGCGGAATGGGTGGCTGCGCGATGATCGGCCAAACCATGATCAACGTGAAGGAATCCGGCGCTCGCACGCGCATCTCGACCTTCCTGGCCGGTGTGTTCCTGCTGATCCTGGTTGTCGGGCTCGGTGATGTCGTGGCGTTGATCCCGATGGCGGCGCTGGTCGCGGTGATGATCATGGTCTCGGTCGGCACCATGGATTGGCACTCGATCGCCCCGAAGACGTTGCGGCGCATGCCGATCGCCGAGACCAGCGTCATGCTGGTGACCGTCGTTGTCACGGTGGCGACCCACAACCTCGCCTACGGCGTGATCGCCGGTGTGCTCACCGCCATGGTCGCGTTCGCGCATCGCGTCGCCCACTTCACCGAAGTGGTCAAGGTCGGTGAGGCCGACATCGACCATGACGGCAGCATCGACACCCGCGTCTACAAGGTGCGTGGCGAGTTGTTCTTCGCCTCCAGCAATGACCTGGTGTACCAGTTCGATTACGTCGACGACCCGCGCAATGTCGTGATCGATATGTCCGACGCCCACATCTGGGACGCCTCGACCGTCGCGACGTTGGACGCGATCACCACCAAATACGAGGCCAAGGGCAAGAACGTCGAGATCGTGGGGCTCAACGCAGCCTCCGAGCAGCGGCACGAACGGCTGAGCGGACACTTGGCAGGCGGCCACTGA
- a CDS encoding TetR family transcriptional regulator produces the protein MTEQAGTRNERKAHTRAALLEGTLALAADRGFAALSLREIARSAGIVPTAFYRHFASLDDLGATLVDEGVTALRLALREVRRKPDAHLADTVRFVFDQVRVKRALFGFLIRERHGGSAALRQAISLELQLIVREIVADLSRLRALDAWSTTELEIAADLLVSTVTDGIAAFVASAPREESAIVERTVMQMRLIALGIGGWVPSRLSED, from the coding sequence GTGACTGAGCAGGCAGGAACCCGTAACGAGCGCAAAGCGCACACCCGGGCGGCCCTCCTCGAGGGCACCCTGGCGCTGGCCGCCGACCGCGGGTTCGCGGCGTTGAGCCTGCGCGAGATCGCGCGCTCGGCCGGGATCGTGCCGACCGCGTTCTATCGCCACTTCGCCTCACTCGACGACCTCGGTGCCACCCTGGTCGACGAGGGGGTCACGGCACTGCGGCTGGCGTTGCGCGAGGTCAGGCGCAAGCCGGACGCGCATCTGGCCGACACCGTGCGCTTCGTCTTCGACCAGGTCAGGGTCAAGCGCGCGCTGTTCGGCTTCCTCATCCGCGAACGTCATGGCGGCTCGGCCGCGCTGCGTCAGGCGATCTCGTTGGAGCTGCAGTTGATCGTGCGCGAGATCGTCGCGGATCTGTCGCGCCTGCGCGCACTCGACGCCTGGAGCACGACCGAGCTGGAGATCGCCGCGGATCTGCTGGTCAGCACGGTCACCGACGGCATCGCCGCGTTCGTGGCGTCGGCGCCCCGCGAGGAATCGGCGATCGTCGAGCGCACCGTCATGCAGATGCGCCTGATCGCCCTGGGCATCGGCGGCTGGGTGCCGTCCCGCCTCTCCGAGGACTAA
- a CDS encoding ABC transporter permease, translated as MAEPESGRAVAGNWFTPYLAVLRSRVKAQRVYRLSFATEVFSAFLIGLVEFAEVWVIFHNVGTLGGLDVHAALLLFGLSNTAFALAQVLVGHLDSLPMMIRMGTLDAYHLRPQPLLLQLVTSDISLRRLARAAVAVIVLSVGLWSNDIDWGIAPVTLIVITLISGIALFCGLFVCAAGLQFFLIDGAELTNSFTYGGSFAAMQPASVFPAPLKLLFGFAIPVAFTAYVPTIALLGLPGPPLLPAWSAWLTPVAAVWVWLLALAAWRIGTRHYQGGGG; from the coding sequence GTGGCTGAACCGGAGTCCGGGCGTGCAGTGGCCGGGAACTGGTTCACCCCCTACCTCGCAGTATTGCGTTCGCGTGTGAAAGCACAGCGGGTGTACCGGCTTTCGTTCGCCACCGAGGTGTTCAGCGCCTTCCTGATCGGGCTGGTCGAATTCGCCGAGGTGTGGGTGATCTTCCACAATGTCGGCACGCTCGGTGGGCTCGACGTGCACGCGGCGCTGCTGCTGTTCGGCCTGTCCAACACCGCGTTCGCCTTGGCCCAGGTGCTGGTCGGGCATCTGGACTCGCTGCCGATGATGATCCGGATGGGCACGCTCGACGCCTACCATCTGCGCCCGCAACCGCTGCTGCTGCAACTGGTGACCAGTGACATCTCGCTACGCAGGCTCGCGCGCGCCGCGGTGGCGGTGATCGTGCTCTCGGTCGGGCTGTGGAGCAACGATATCGACTGGGGCATCGCCCCGGTTACCTTGATCGTGATCACCCTGATCAGCGGAATCGCGCTGTTCTGTGGCCTTTTCGTATGCGCGGCGGGACTACAGTTCTTCTTGATCGACGGTGCCGAGCTCACCAACAGCTTTACCTACGGCGGATCCTTCGCCGCGATGCAGCCGGCCTCGGTGTTCCCGGCACCGCTGAAACTGTTGTTCGGGTTCGCGATTCCCGTCGCGTTCACGGCGTACGTGCCGACCATCGCCCTGCTCGGTCTGCCCGGACCGCCGTTGCTGCCCGCGTGGTCGGCCTGGCTGACCCCGGTAGCGGCGGTGTGGGTGTGGCTGCTGGCGCTGGCGGCGTGGCGGATCGGCACGAGGCACTATCAGGGCGGAGGAGGATAG